The following DNA comes from Salminus brasiliensis chromosome 21, fSalBra1.hap2, whole genome shotgun sequence.
GATGGCAGCGTTGACGTCTTTGGGTACGACGTCTCCGCGGTACAGCAGGCAGCAGGCCATGTACTTGCCGTGACGTGGGTCACATTTCACCATCTGGTTTGCAGGCTCAAAGCAAGCATTGGTGATCTCCGCCACTGAGAGCTGCTCATGGTAAGCCTTCTCAGCGGAGATGACCGGGGCGTAGGTGGCCAGAGGGAAGTGGATACGAGGGTAGGGCACCAAGTTGGTCTGGAATTCGGTCAGATCAACATTGAGGGCACCATCGAATCGGAGGGAGGCCGTGATGGAGGACACGATCTGGCTGATCAGCCTGTTGAGGTTGGTGTAGGTAGGACGCTCGATATCGAGGTTCCTACGGCAGATGTCATAGATGGCCTCGTTGTCGACCATGAAAGCACAGTCTGAGTGCTCGAGGGTGGTGTGGGTGGTCAGGATGGAGTTGTAGGGCTCCACCACAGCGGTGGACACCTGTGGAGCTGGGTAGATGGAGAACTCCAGCTTTGACTTCTTGCCATAGTCAACGGAGAGGCGCTCCATCAGCAAGGAGGTGAAACCAGAACCGGTTCCACCTCCAAAGCTGTGGAAGACCAGGAAGCCCTGGAGACCAGTGCACTGGTCAGCCTAGGAAAGCAGAGCAGAAGGTTGTCAGTCTCAGATTCCACAAATCAGcccaaaaaaaacacctcaggaAAAACGTCTCACCAGTTTGCGGATCCTGTCCAGCACCAGGTCGATGATTTCCTTGCCGATGGTGTAATGCCCACGGGCGTAGTTGTTGGCGGCATCTTCCTTTCCAGTGATGAGCTGCTCAGGGTGGAACAGCTGGCGGTAGGTGCCGGTGCGGACCTCGTCTGAGGGACGAGAGGAACAAGAGGATGAAGAAGCAGCAGCTTCTAGCTGAGTGTGCTCTAACTCTAACTAACCTGACCAGCGTTTTAACCAGCGCCGGACAACTGCTTACCAATCACAGTGGGCTCCAGGTCCACAAACACTGCTCTGGGGACGTGCTTGCCGGCTCCAGTCTCGCTGAAGAAGGTGTTGAAGGAGTCGTCCCCTCCACCGATGGTCTTGTCGCTGGGCATCTGACCGTCCGGCTGAATGCCGTGCTCAAGGCAGTACAGCTCCCAGCAGGCATTGCCGATCTGGACGCCGGCCTGGCCTACGTGGATGGAGATACACTCACGCtgtagagagaaaaaaaacaaaaacaaaattgaAATACATGCAAACCACATAACAAAACCTCCACATAAAGACCAGGATGTACTTAAGATTAGGCCTATTCAGACCTACCACACCTTTTATGACTGACAAATGATTCAGAAGTGAAAGGAGCCAAGCAGGCCTGCATGAGGAACATGTCCTCATTGGAACATGGCAGCAGGCGTGGAAAGATTTATCAGGACTTTTTTTTCCTATAAGCAAACTAAGCAGTGACAGGGCTTTGGAGCGGCCAGACACCCCACCAAAAGCACTTTACCATCTTTAAAGTCTCATTTTCCCAAGAATTAGTGACGCTAAGATGCTGAGCTCCTCCTGCCCTAATTCTGTAAACTATAAAAATGCACATACGCAATTAAAACACTTTTAAATGAAtgctattaattattattaaatgcacTTAATGCCGTGAAACACAACCGCAGCACTACCAACCGGACATTAATCATGCAGCATTCAGCTCACTGCTGTTAAGCTGCCGCTGGCATTCGCTCAAGATAGGGGTGGATTACGGACTAGTCCTGAAGGGCCAATTGGGTTTTTCAGACGATGTGTGATAGCAGACAAGGCAGATCACAATTCCTTCTTGATTTGATGAATTTATTGGTATTTTTACTGAAACGAGAGCCTCCAAGGACTCAGGCAAAACCTAGTGTTGGCACAGCAAGTGAGCTAACAATGAGGATCCCAGTGTGTCGCAGAAGGGTGGGGGTAGTGCAAATCACGCCACACCCCACCTTCCACCCCGGCTTTCTCCCATTCGTCCTCGCCTTCCCCTCTGTTTTCCATCCTCGTCTCTCAGGCTAAATCCCAAATAGCTTATAGTGCACTAACTGGGACAGAATTCCACATACAGTTCACTATTTAGTTGGAAagcatatattcatataatgcTCTTTAGAGttatgtatttacatatttatatattttatatacactatttgggtggagaatggacatatagtgcactacctGAGCAGAGACAGCACACAATACACTAGGGTCTATAATTTGTGTGACAATTGATCTTTGGTGTGCTATATATGCGGAGAACTGGCATGGTTTTAGTGGAGAACGTATATTTAGTGCACTCTTTGGGTGGAGAACGGatatgtagtgcactatttgGGTGGAGAACTGATATTTAGTGCACTATTTGAGTGAAGAACAAATATTTAGTGCACTATTTGGGTGGATAACTGATATTTAGTGCACTATTTGGGTGGAGAACGGatatgtagtgcactatttgAGTGGAGAACGAATCTGTAGTGCACTATTTGGGCGGAGAACGAATATTTAGTGCACTATTTGAGTGGAGAACTGATATTTAGTGCACTATTTGGGTGGAGAACGGatatgtagtgcactatttgAGTGGAGAACTGATATTTAGTGCACTATTTGGGTGGAGAACGGATATTTAGTGCAGTATTTGGGTGGAGAACTGATATTTAGTGCACTATTTGGGTGGAGAACGGATATTTAGTGCAGTATTTGAGTGAAGAACAGATATTTAGTGCACTATTTGGGCGGAGAACTGATATTTAGTGCACTATTTGGGCGGAGAACGCACACAAAATACACTACTGTCTAATATTTGTGTGAAAATTTGATATCTAGTATATTATCTAGGTGGAAAATGTGCATATAATGGACTACAGAGCTACACTATGTGTGAAGACAGCACATCCAGTGCCCTACGTAGGGAGCACGGCAGCCTTCGAGATTCTTCCTTGGTCTCCGACTCCACCCAGCTGTTGCCAAGGGATTTGCACATATGCCCGTTGCCTAGCAACAAGGCTTCTCGTTCAGATTCAGCATATGAAAATGGGCGGCTGTGTTTCAGAGCTTTTCGTGGTtattggagatgttctgactgaGGAgggtggtcaaaagccggtctgggGGCTTGCGGTTGTCTCTAGGGGCGAGTGTCCGCTGTTTTCGGTGCCCCCATCCCCCCACGTTGGTCCCGGCGGGGAGCCTGCGCCATGCCCGCTGTTCACTGTTCTAAGAAGACACTGAGAAGCACAAATGCTAATCGGCTTTACTGACTAACCTGCTGTCTTAGAGGCTCCAGGGAAGCAATTGCTTCGTTagatgcatttacatttaaatagatTTGAGTTTTCCGCCCGATAAACACCTAAAATTGAACAATTTACCTTAAAAATATCGTGTTGTCGAAtttcccgttccaccttaaatggtacagcagttgcattctggcgcctcaggcgccagaatgcaactgctgtaccatttaaggtggaacgggaaaTTAGAATTAGAGCACCATTTTTTCTAGCTTTCTATCAAATGTAGGTcaaatttaacatttaaataacatTCAAGGTCTACTGAAGACTAAACGTTAATATTCCCGTCCTAAAAATAACCCcccaaaacataataaataCCGGTTTCCCTATTAACATTAACGCTACCACACTACTGCTATCTATATAGCTACCTAACTATACAGGTCAAATTAAATTTAACACACGTCCCACattcatttttataatttttataattatatatacacacattttcacCTATTTGTCTacaccaaaataaataataataacggAGGGGAAAAAGGCGCGCGTGCGGTCCGCCTACGTCACCGCCCCACCAACGACCCCATTCAAGCCTATATATCTGATTAGCGATTAAACTAACGAATAATTGCACATATCTGCAAATCATTAGGACGTGGGTTAGGTCCTCCAGCAGGTTTTGGTGGTTCCGATTTAACCGCCAAGAAGGTGGGAGGAGGAGCATCCAGCAATGGAGCACGAGCGGCTTTGGTGCTGTAcgaataatagcaataataatcgATTAAAAATGCGAATAAAAGCATGTAGCCGTGTTTAAGACACGGTTTAAGGGCTCCAGATTAACTCCGGGTTACAGCAGGGCATGCATGTCCACTCTATAGCCTGCTTTTAGGCTTAAATACGAATTCAGATGCATGGGCTGTGATATAGCTATTAGGTGCTGGAAGATGACTTACCATGTTGAGATGTTTAGATGATCAGCTCAGACCAAAGGAAATGTTTCTGGATGCGGGGTCGGTTACCTTCGTCGACGGCTAAGAGTCGATGTAGTAACTGCTTGCTGTCGCTGTGGCGCACCACTTTATAAAGGCATGGGTGCACTGGGGGCTGGGCTCGTGCATACGCGGCAATGGGGGAGGCAGGCTGTGGAATTTCATTGTAATTCTGCACAATGCATACTGCAGGAATGCACGCACGTGCGTGCGTAATCAAGCAGGTTTTAATTTGTGCATGATCAATAATATTCCTAAACTGCATGTATGTCCTTATTTATTAAAGGCTGAGGAATTGCATTGTCATTCTGCACGGTCCTTGCATAATTCACATTGAACGAacgcatttatttatatagactGAGGAATTGCATTGCACACACTTGATATGAATGTGTGCATGCTCGAAAATAGCCCTTAACTGCATTTCTTTATACAGACTGAGGATTTGCATTGTAATTCTGCACAATGCACATTGCAGATTTTGTTTAATGCATGCTGAAAAAATATCCCCTGCATTTatctgatgttgcatacagctcTGTTGAGTCCTGCGGAATTTAAATGGGTTGTATTTCTGGGTTAGGCATTTTAAACACGTTCGGCCTTTTAAAATATGAGATGGTCCCATATGAAGCAGCTGTCACAATATTCAAGGGTGTAGTTTTGCTCCACCTCTCATTCTCCCTCTGCAATGGATCATCTTGAAGTTATAGTCCTATGGGAAACGCACCCAGGTTCCCAGTCTGCTCTACAGGCGATTAAAGAGAccttaatacatttataactggAATTTTTGAGTGGATTGAAAAGGCCTCAGACAGGCGTGTTCATTATTGATGAGCGATGTCGGTCACGTGCTGCACTGCAGATGGATGACGTCAGTGCTCTGCAGCAAAAACGGCAAGACAAAGAAGGGCGGTGGCCTGGAgggagcttatatatatatatatatatatatatatatatatacacacacatatatacaatcCCAACTGATGTAAGATGTCTATAAAACTATATTTTTTCccataaaaattaataatatttaataataatcaataattataTAGCTAATTATAGTTATATAACCTACATAATAGGGGACTACATGCTGATATTcagtatgcatatatatatatatacacatatacaatcCCAACTGATGTAAGATGTCTATAAAACTATATTTTTTCccataaaaattaataatatttaataataatcaataattataTAGGTAATTATAGTTATATAACCTACATAATAGGGGACTATATGCTGGCATTcagtatgcatatatatatatatatacacacacacacacatacatacaatccCAACTGATGTAAGATGTCTATAAAACTATTTTTCCTATacaattaataatatttaataataatcaataattacatacctaattataattatataacctACATAATAGGGGACTACATGCTGACATAcagtatgcatatatatatatacagtacacatatacagtatacagtatgtatgtatatatatatatcagatatGACAGTGTCCTGGCACTGCAATGCCCATTGCCCATTTCCTGAATGACCTGAATGTGAATGACTGCAATCATTAAAAGGGTTTACAGTGGCCTATGCCGCAGTAATCAATATAAGGGGatcaatattataatattataagcTAAATATATCTGGATGGAGACTATCATCATATCACACTGTGCTCAACTAATGTAAGGTGGCCTCCCAGACGTTTATCAGACGCC
Coding sequences within:
- the LOC140542655 gene encoding tubulin alpha-1B chain — its product is MRECISIHVGQAGVQIGNACWELYCLEHGIQPDGQMPSDKTIGGGDDSFNTFFSETGAGKHVPRAVFVDLEPTVIDEVRTGTYRQLFHPEQLITGKEDAANNYARGHYTIGKEIIDLVLDRIRKLADQCTGLQGFLVFHSFGGGTGSGFTSLLMERLSVDYGKKSKLEFSIYPAPQVSTAVVEPYNSILTTHTTLEHSDCAFMVDNEAIYDICRRNLDIERPTYTNLNRLISQIVSSITASLRFDGALNVDLTEFQTNLVPYPRIHFPLATYAPVISAEKAYHEQLSVAEITNACFEPANQMVKCDPRHGKYMACCLLYRGDVVPKDVNAAIATIKTKRSIQFVDWCPTGFKVGINYQPPTVVPGGDLAKVQRAVCMLSNTTAIAEAWARLDHKFDLMYAKRAFVHWYVGEGMEEGEFSEAREDMAALEKDYEEVGVDSVEGEGEEEGEEY